In Lepus europaeus isolate LE1 chromosome 19, mLepTim1.pri, whole genome shotgun sequence, the genomic window GGGAGAGAGCTGGGCTGGCCGGGTCCCACTGCGCCTCTGGGCTGTGAAGCCGAGGACGGGATCTTGGCTCAGGCAGAAGAAGTCCATGACCAGGGAAGCCCTGTGCCTGCTTTGCCTCGGTGAGTTTCCGGGACGGGCACACGCGGGTTTGGGCTGGTGAGAAAACTCATGGGtggggatgggagtggagcagggTCCACGGCAGGTGCAGTGATGCCGACTCCCAggcacatccccccccccccccggcacggAGTATTGGAGTCAGCGGGCTGCATGCTCACCTCTGTCGGTTCTGGGTGAAGAAcccagggcagaggtggggacaTGCTGTACTATGGGAGGGGCGTGGAGCTGCAGCAGGCTCTCCGAGACCCCAGCCTGCAAACACCGTGGAGTCACTGTGGGATTccgtgggacaccagcatctgcAGGGTGTGGAGCTTTGCAACTGCACCCTCCCTGGGAACCCAGGATGGGAACAGGGACACCGGCGGCTCTGGGTTTCGAGCCAGCGGCTCCCGTCCCTGACCCCCAGCTCCTCTGCGGTGCAGTGGGCACAATTCGCCGCGTCTGCCCCAGCGCCTTCCTCCTTTTCTGGTTACAGCCTTCCCTTTGGGGTGGGGCTCCCTCCTACACCCATCCCCCCAGCAAAAGATGACATCACCCACCCCGTACTCAACTTCCGGTGGCTGCCGTGCCAAGTGTCACCGACCCGGTGGCTCCAAACAACCGAAAACGATTCTCTCACCATTGGGAGACCAGAGCCTGAAATCCAGGTGTCGGCCACGTCGATTTGTTCTGAGGGCCATGGGGGACGACCTGTCCCATGCCTCCCCCAGCCGCGAGGGGCTCCGGGCTTCTCGGCACCCTCTGACTTGGGGGTGCGTTGCTCCgatctctgcctcccctcccccactccctctttgTAAGGACAGCGGTCACATCCGACTAGAGGGCCAGCCTATGCAGCCTGAACTCAGTGTAGCTCAACGTATCTGCAACAAATTGTGCTCTTTCCAAATCAGGTCCTGTCCACAGTGCCGGAAGGGGTCTTTCTTGGTAGACACAAGCCAATCCTAACGCCCTAGCATTGTGCCGGAGCTAGTCCAAGGCCATCGGGAAGTTCCTCTGACTGGCACTGAGGCCGGGCTTTTTGGCTCTGGGAACGGGGCTTCCAAAGATGCAAGACTGCGGCTGCCAGAGCCCTGCTTCCGGGTTCCCGGTCCCACCCAGCCAGGGTTCAGCAAGCACATGGAAGCTAAGAGCAGACACCTCtcacctcccagcccaggccgCCCTGGGGGCCAGGACCCACCCGGCACTGCCTGAGGCTGGGCTCAGTGCAGGCTGCGTCTTACTCCAGGTGATATTCAATCAATGATTagatggggccggcgcagtggggcgctgtggtgtagcaggtaaagctgctgccttcggtgctggcatccataagggtgcctgcttgagtcccagctgctccacttcctatccagctctctgctgtggcccgggaaggcagtggaggatggcccaagtgcttgggccctgcacccgcatgggagaccaggaggaagcacctggctcctggcttcggatgggcccagctctggccattgcagccatttggggggtgaaccatggatggaagacctctctctctctgtgtctctgcctctgcctctctgtaactctgccttccagataaatacatcttaaaaaaaaaaaaaaaggcaacttaaaaaaaataaatctgtgtttAGAGAAGGTAAAAGCACCAAAGGTAAATAAATTCCTCGACAGCGACTGAGGCAAAATTCACACGACAGGAAGTcagttatggccggcgccgtggctcaataggctaatccgctgcctgtggcgctggcaccccgggttctagtcccggtcggggcgctggattctgtcccggttgcccctcttccaggccagctctctgctatggcccgggagtgcagtggaggatggcccaagtgcttgggccctgcacccacatgggagaccaggaggaagcacctggctcctggcttcggatcagcgcggtgcgccggccagagagagccagctggggcagccattggagggtgaaccaatggcaaaggaagacctttctctctctctctctcactgtccactctgcctgttaaaaaaaagaagaaggtcaGTTGGTAGCACAGAGTGTATTTCCAGTGTTGTACAGCCAATGCCTCCATCCAGCtccagagacttttttttttaaagatttatttatttatgtgagaagcagaattacaggcacagagagagagagagaaagatctcccgtctgctggctcactctccaaatggacaccatagccagagctgagctaaccttcagtggaagatggcccaagtgcttgggcccctgcatcggcatgggggacccggatgaagctcctggctcttggcttaggatcagcccagctccggccattgcggccacttggggagtgaaccagcagatggaagagctctctctctctcttttcaaataaatcttcaacacaaaaaagatacttttaaaaaaagagaatttttaataCAAGGTCATCTTTGTTTTTGCGGATTAACCTGGGAAAATACCGGTAAGGGAAGGGATGCCCTCCGCCTGACTTCTCCTCGGGGATGGGCACACAGCTGCCCTCTCACTGCGGATTCTCTTGCAGGGCTGTGCCTGGGCTATGAAGGAGAGACGAGGCCCGGTGAGCCTCCTCCCAGTGGCCGCCGCGTGCCCCCGGCACCCtcgcctgcagcccctcccccagggtcctTTCCGGAGACGCTCCCCAAGCCCTCCCTGAGCGCCTGGCCCAGCTGGGTGGTTGAACCTGGCGGCAACGTGACCCTGAGGTGCCGGGTTCCCTTCCAGAACGTCTCAGTCATGCTGGGCAGGCTGGGAGACCCCAGGTACAGGCAGGAGCGGAGCTCAGCAGGGGCCGCGGCCGAGTTCCCCCTGGGGGGGCTGGAGCCCCAGGACGCCGGGAGCTACTCGTGTGCCTACAGGACTTCAGCCTCCCGTGAGTGGTCAGCACACAGCGAGTGTGTGCAGCTGGTGGTCACAGGTGAGGACGGCAGCCCCCCACGGGCAGAGCCCCCTTCCTGCAGTCGTACTCTCTGGGGCGAAGAAGGAATCCAAGAGACGTCAAGACCCAGTGCCTTGAGCGTGGGGACCCCGGGGGAGGGAGCCGCCCACAATAAGGCGAGTGTGGGAGAGGGTGTGAGgttatgggccggtgctgtgacacagagggttaaagccaccatctgcagtaccagcattcgatatgggcaccgattcgagtcctggctgctccacttccgagccagctccctgctaatgctcctgggaaagcagcggaggatggtccaggtgcttgggcccctgcacccacgtgggagacccagaagaagctcctggctcctggctttggcctggcccagccctggatgctgtggccatttggggagcgaaccaacagatggacaatctcttctctgtctctcctcctttctaactctgtctctcgtatcaatacatctttaaaaacaaaataacatttaACTGGCATAAGTGCACAGGTTTATGGAGTATAATAATCAAATCAGGGTATTTGGCATTTGCATCTCCATGAATATCCACCGCTTACTTGTGCTGGAGAGAAAACTCCAGTTCCTTTCTTCTAGTTTACAAAGCACGTGCTGAACTGTGCTGAGCCACAGTCACCCTCCCTGCTAGAGAACGGTAGGACTCCTTCCTCCGAACCCACGGTCCGGGACCCGTTGCCCCATCTCTCTGTCGctgcctgctctccctgcccgGTGTCCAGGGACCGCTGACCACTGTGCTACCCTCTTCTTCCCTGGGACCAAGTGAGCGAGAACGTGTGATGCTCACCACCTGAGGCTTCCAGAGGTGATACcttggaaaacagtttgttcctggggccggcgctgtggctcacttgtgttaatcctctgcctgcagtgccggcatcccatatgggtgccgggttctagtcctggctgctcctcttccagtccagctctctgctgtggcctgggagggcagtgggagatggcccaagtgcttgggcccagcacccgcatgggagacctggaggaagcacctggctcctggcttcagatcggcgtagcgccggccgtagcggccatttggggagtgaaccaacggaaggaagacttttctctctgtctctctctcttactgtctaaaactctacctgtcaaataaataaaaacaaaccaaaaaacagtTTGTTCCTCAGCTCCCAAGAGGCAGGCACACACGGCATGGGGTGTGAGGGCACGCGGAGGCCCTGTGGTGGGTCAGGGGGAGCAGGCTCAGGACCAGCCCAGGGGGTTGCCTGGTCCTCAGGCCTGGGGTGAGTGAGGCAGGGCCGGAGCAGAGCCCTGGGAAGGAGGCAGTCTGGGCTCTGGACGGCTCTGTTCAAAGGCGGGCCATTTAGGGGTTAGCTGACCTTGAGTGGGGGGAGGGTCCCTCCGAGCTCAGCAAGGTCCCGGGATGTCAAGGAATCACGAGGGCAGGCAGTGACGCGGGAGCAGGCAGGGATGGGGGAGCCGGCCCCAGCCCTTCTCACCTCCGGTGCCTTGTCCTCTCCAGGCTCTCTCCCGGCGCCTTCCCTCTCAGTAAGCGCAGACCCCGGGACCCCTGCCGGTTCCAGAACCCTCCAGTGTCTGGTTCCCTACAACGGGACGGAGTGCATCGCAGCCGCTCTGCTGAGAACCGGGGTCCCGGAACCCCTGCGCGCGGAGCGGGTGCAGCAACAGCGGGCGGCCTTTGTGCTCCGGGGCCCCGGGGAGTTCAGCTGCGTGTACTACCAGTGCCACGCGCCGCACCTGGGCTCCTTCCTCGGCAGCCTGGCCGTCCCGGCGACAGGTGAGGGCTGTGCCCCGGCCGGCTCCGGTCCTCACCTCCCGTGAGGATGGTCCCTCATGTCCCCGGGAATCAGCAACCCCACTGTTTCTGTCCAAACGTGCACACAAAGCGACTCCCTGTTCCTGTCGGAGAGGAACCAGGTAGAGTGGCAGCGGGGAAGGagaacagctggaggtgggcggTGCCAAGGCAGCAGGAAGCCAATCACGTGAGCCGTCACCCCAGTCTGACAGtgggcccatcagcagggagccggagccaggagcccagtccaGGAACCGGATACCAGCACTTGGCTGTGcgatgctggtgtcttaacctTACGGGGCCAAGTGCCTGCTCCCCACTCTACCTGCTTTTGGAAAAGGGGGTTGTTAGGTAACGGGGGTGTTAGTGCTGCAATTCAGAcgacaggacttttttttttttaatttatttatttatttaaggtagagttagagagagagaaaggtcttccatctgctggttcactccccaaatggccatgacagccagggctgggccagggctgggccaggagccaggagctccatctgggtttcccaagcacctgggcccacccccatcctctgctttcccaggcgcaacagcaggaagctgggttggaagtgcagcggctgggactcgaacccgtgctccaatatgggatgctggcatcacagggggtGGTGGCCTGggcggctgtgccacagcaccggcccttcgaTTGAACTTTAGACTCCTTCTGAGATATATTTTTGAGGGAGAACTTAGGGGCGTAGGGGATGGACCGGGTTCACGGCGAAGGGAGTGACAAAaaccctccctgctcctggcGATTTGCTCCCAGTGCCGGAGACAAGAGCGATGCCCCTTACTGAGACGGGGAAGCTGGACAAGGCCCGGGGGGAGGCAGTGGGTCGGCTGCGTCACTCCTTGGTGATTTTCATTAACAAGAGTATGGGATccggggctgggtgctcgtggTCCATGGTTCTCACGTCAGgtgactcctctctctcttcctgttttgTAGAGGATCGTGGTGGTGGACTTGAAGCTCCCCGGGCAGGAACAGGTAAGACCCCTGGGGAGGAGACGTGACACGTAGGTCGGGATCCCCTCCATCTCCGGTGCACCAgaagtatctttttattttattttttaaagatttttaaaaatctttttatttgaagggcagagttatggagagagagggagagatagacacagagagaggtcttccatctgctggttcactctccaaatggctgcactggccagagctgggccgatctgaagccaggagcttcttcctggtctcccatgtgggcgcaggggcccaagcacttgggccgtcttctactgctttcccaggtacatcagcagggcgctggattggaagtggaacagccgggactcgaacctgcgcccatatgtgGGGTCTGCAGACTGTACCTGAGGGCCTCGAAGGATGCCCCAGGAAAGGGGCCTGCGTCCATCAGCTGTGCAGAAGCCGagggccctggccaggcctcCTCCCCACAGCCTCTGACTTCTGTtctccccagggccaggctgcacccccttgctcagccccagccccccatCAGACGTTGTGTCACTTATGTTGACAGCTGGTAAACCGTGGTGCAAGCCATGAGCAGGGTGTGGACATCTGAGGGCGAAGCCAGCTCAGCTGGTCACGCGGCCGTGGGAAAAAGCAACAAGAACTCGACTTCTCACTTCCAGGCCGTGGCTGGGCGGGAGGGACTGAAAGCCACAGTGAAACTCCTCCTTTGAACTGAGGGAATTTTCCTTGTGATTTCtatgttttctaaagatttatttatttgaaaggcagagttacaaacaggtaaaggcagagagagaagacagagagagagagagagaggcagagagacagagagagagagaggcagagaaagagagaggcagagagagagagagagagagagagaggcagagagagagagagatagagagaggcagagagaaagagagagagagatagagagaggcagagagagagagagaggcagagagaaagagagagagagagagaggcagagagagagagagacagagagacagagagagaggcagagagagagagagagagacagagagagagagagagacagagagagagagagaggcagagagagacagagtcttccatcctctggttcac contains:
- the LOC133748690 gene encoding V-set and transmembrane domain-containing protein 1-like, producing the protein MTREALCLLCLGLCLGYEGETRPGEPPPSGRRPSLSAWPSWVVEPGGNVTLRCRVPFQNVSVMLGRLGDPRYRQERSSAGAAAEFPLGGLEPQDAGSYSCAYRTSASREWSAHSECVQLVVTGSLPAPSLSVSADPGTPAGSRTLQCLVPYNGTECIAAALLRTGVPEPLRAERVQQQRAAFVLRGPGEFSCVYYQCHAPHLGSFLGSLAVPATGPSVIFITAFSCLCIVLLFLAVFLIYRRTQRGSPREDSSRRTSDSSFSKQDDSDVSVPERRSTSGNEIPTPKRPPHPVESAWVSTSRRTGTDKGVTCAELNPAAPEDAASVPTEEPPGPSEHAAVTV